The Pseudodesulfovibrio alkaliphilus DNA segment CGGGCCGCCGGGCCGGATCAGTGTGCATGACGGTGAACCCGTTGATCGGTCCGCCGCCCTTCTCCACGGCAGCGGCCATGAGAAATTCCACCCACTGGCTCTCGGTCTCCGGTGTGGTCTTGCCGTTGAGGAACATCTCCACGTCGGCCACCTCGGAATCCCTCTGCCGGGTCCAGAACACGGCGTGCAGCAGCCGAACCGGCAGGACAAGGCCAAGGGTGTCCTTGGCGTTGAGCAGGATGGTGGCCGGGTCCAGGCTCTCTGTGGCCGATGCCAGAATCCTGTTGAGAAACATCAGTTGGTCGGTCTTGCGCGCCAGAAGCTCCCGCTCAAGGAGAATCTCCTCGGTCATGCGGTAGATGTCCGAGTACATGCTCGTCACCTCCCTGGCGCGGAACACGGCGTCCTGCACCTTGGGCCGGACAAGCGGCGTACGGATCACGGTCAGAAAGCCCTCGGCCAACACGGTCTCCATCTCCAGGGGCGCTTCGTCCCCCTCCTGGATGAGGATGCGCTGGGTGGGTTCCTGGGCGCGAAGCTCCTGCCTGCGGCCCTCGGCCAGGTTCGACCATACGGACCACGGCACCCAGACGGCGCAGGGCTTCTCCTCCTGGTCCAGATCTCGAGCCTGCGGCAGGGCGTCCTGGGCAAAGTTGCGCAGGTGGAACCCCGGCCCCACGCCCTCGGCAATGCGCTCCGCCATTTCCTGGTCCAGGCCCAGCCCCCACATGAGTTCTGGCCGCTTGCCCCGCTTTATCGTCTGCTTGCGCATGTCTCCATACTCTCCTTGCAGTCAAAATACCGACGCTCGCCACGTCCGCACAGGAGGATGAGCAAAAACGGGGCCAACAGTGATCCTGGCCGCAATGAGGCTGTCCATCCGGCTATTTTTACGAACTTTTTGCGCTAGCCCAAAGCCTCTTGGCGGCACTCTCCGGCAGAAAATGCCGCTTCCCCGGAACCCGGCTTCCCTGAAAGCCATTGACAAATCCTGGCAATACGGTTTTGACCTACCTATGTCCGAATCCAAGCGCATATGGGCCACGCTGGACCCGTTTTTCGAACCTGGCCCGGTGCTGGGCCGCAAGGTGGCCAACACCAAGTTTCTCCGGGCCCTGCTGGCCGCCGACCCCTACGACGAATACCGCTTCTTTCTCGGCGACGCGGGCCAGTCCGATCGGCTTGCCGCCCACCTGAAAAAGGTGGCGCCCGGCATGATCGGGAAGGGCCGGGTGCACATCCTTGACCGGCGCGAGCTGCCCCGCCGTCTGGCCGAGGAGCCGGTCCACTGCATGCACCTGTCGGACTGCATCACCAGCCAGCCCCAGGTGGCCGCCCTGCGCAACAGATACAGCCGCAACATTTTCCCCGTCACCGGCACCATCCATTCCTTGAGCTGTTCCACCTTCGGCGGGCAATTCCTGCGTCACCTGTGGCCCGGCACCACCCGGCGCGATGCCATTGTCTGCACCTCCACGCCGGGGCGCGAGGCCGTGGCCCGGTTCTTCGACTGGCTGCGCCACGGCTACGGTCTGGACCCGGACCGTTTTCCCGCGCCGACACTGACGCATATTCCCCTGGCCGTGGACACGGACGAGCTGCGTCCAGGCCCCCCGGGGGCCAAGGGCGGGACAGGGGCCGACCCGGTGCGTCTGCTCGTGTTCGGCCGCATCTCCCACCATTCCAAGATGGATCTGCTCCCCCTGCTGCGCGCCCTGCACCGGCTGGTGCGCCAGGGCATGGACCCGGCCTCTGTGTCCCTGACCCTGGCCGGATGGGCCGACGACAACGACGACTTTCTGCCCACCCTCAAGGACCTGGCCGCCAACGCGGGCATCCGCATGACCGTGGCACTCAGGCCGAGCGAGACGGAAAAGACCGCCCTGTTTCACGACGCGGACATCTTCGTCTCCATTGCGGACAATCCCCAGGAGACCTTCGGCATCACCCTGGTGGAGGCCGGGGCCTTTGGCCTTCCCGTTGTCGCCTCGGACTACGACGGCTACCGCGACATCGTCGTTCCCGGCGTCACCGGCCTGCTGGTGCCGACCATCGGCCCGAACCGCACCGACGACGCCGATCTGCTGGCCCCGATCACTTTCGACAACCAGTACCATCTGCTCCTGGCCCAGCGCACGGCCGTGGAGATTCCGGCCCTGGCCGACGCGCTGAAGACCCTCATCCTCTCGCCGGACATGCGCCGGTCCATGGGGGTGGCCGCCCGTCAGCGCGTGGAGGCGGAATACTCCTGGCCCGAAACGGTCAGGCGCCATGTCCGCCTCTGGGACGGCCTGTGGGCCGAGCCTGTGGACCCCGCGCCCCTGC contains these protein-coding regions:
- a CDS encoding GGDEF domain-containing protein, with the translated sequence MRKQTIKRGKRPELMWGLGLDQEMAERIAEGVGPGFHLRNFAQDALPQARDLDQEEKPCAVWVPWSVWSNLAEGRRQELRAQEPTQRILIQEGDEAPLEMETVLAEGFLTVIRTPLVRPKVQDAVFRAREVTSMYSDIYRMTEEILLERELLARKTDQLMFLNRILASATESLDPATILLNAKDTLGLVLPVRLLHAVFWTRQRDSEVADVEMFLNGKTTPETESQWVEFLMAAAVEKGGGPINGFTVMHTDPARRPEFSLSPGDGKVVTMPLVAAHETFGALVLLCEPDYRLGRDQVETFRSAVNHLGLALRNALTFKEVKMRADRDGLTRIYNRHTFEERLVYEIKRRRRYNHDLSLLMVDLDHFKQVNDTYGHKAGDMVLRRVGEILSETFRTTDLAARYGGEEFVVLLPHTSEEAAWKLAERIREAIQASVFRFDGHEFAVTASIGVASVEAGALTRDDDLLVKADKALYKAKHNGRNMVVVSSPETPLAATR
- a CDS encoding glycosyltransferase family 4 protein, coding for MSESKRIWATLDPFFEPGPVLGRKVANTKFLRALLAADPYDEYRFFLGDAGQSDRLAAHLKKVAPGMIGKGRVHILDRRELPRRLAEEPVHCMHLSDCITSQPQVAALRNRYSRNIFPVTGTIHSLSCSTFGGQFLRHLWPGTTRRDAIVCTSTPGREAVARFFDWLRHGYGLDPDRFPAPTLTHIPLAVDTDELRPGPPGAKGGTGADPVRLLVFGRISHHSKMDLLPLLRALHRLVRQGMDPASVSLTLAGWADDNDDFLPTLKDLAANAGIRMTVALRPSETEKTALFHDADIFVSIADNPQETFGITLVEAGAFGLPVVASDYDGYRDIVVPGVTGLLVPTIGPNRTDDADLLAPITFDNQYHLLLAQRTAVEIPALADALKTLILSPDMRRSMGVAARQRVEAEYSWPETVRRHVRLWDGLWAEPVDPAPLRDAPHPQAMPYAALFGHYTSRTLEPAFMVRPGATGEAFYRGRDFPPLYSGLTGAIDPGLARKLVFLARNSVDTASLIRNLVDTEPGMDVATASAHVLWSLKHDLLERV